The DNA segment AGATAGAACTGGATGGGACGGGCTGCCGGGACCGCTTCATTCATGGCCTGAGCATCGCCGGACCTGCGGCGTGGATGGAAGGAAAATCCTGCCGGTGCATGCCCCGCCCGCGCGGCAGCGTCATGGAGTGCGGCGGCCCTCCGCCGCTATCGGTGGCGGGTGGGACTCTCCCGGAGCGAAGGACGTTCTCCATCACGATGGACCACCGGACTTTTCCAGCCGTATTCCCGTGATGGCATCTTCTTCCCAAAGCGGCAGAAGACTGCCGCACTCCATGACGCTGCCGCGACCGGGGCGGCTGCCAGAGGAGGCGGTGGCTTTTGGCGCTCCGGCGGCCGTGACTCTGACGGAGGTCCATGAAGCCCGCCTTCAGTCGCAGAAGATGCCGGACTGGATGTAGTCCACTTTTCCGCCTGACAGGCTTATGTCCCTCACCATTCTGTTGTCGCCGGTCTCCGGCGCGGAGTAGCGGAGGATGCTCCATCCGTCGCCTTCATGGCGGCGGTAGTCCCGGCCTTCCAGTTCCAGGATGACGCCGTCACGCGCGACGGAGGCGCTGGTGGGCGCACCCAGCCGGGCGAGAACATCATCCTCCCGCCAGCCGACGGCGACGTCCCGGAACAGACCTTCGTTGTAGCCCTCGGCGAAGATCGTATTTCCCGCACAGCGGATGCGGTTGGAAATCTCATGTGCCGTGACGCATCCGAGAACGATGCCCACCACCGCGACGGAAATCAGGAGCCTGATACTTCGACCTTTCATATGCGGGTGATGATCGCTTCGTCTCCGGGAAGGCATGATGACCCGCTTGTCGCACCGCACTAAGTCCTGGCGTGATCGTAGGCATTCCTTGCCGCCAAGCCTGCAAGGACACCGAGAAGCACGAGCCCGAGATTGTAACCGAGATTCAGAAGAAGCAGGGGTTCACCTCCGATGGTGATTGATCCGTGCAAGTTGAGATTGAGGGCACCAAAGCGGAACCACTCCGGGTTGCTCCAGGACAGGACCGTGATCCCGGATGCAATGAGGAGGCCGGTGGCATGGGTCATCCAGACAGGCCGCAGGAGCAGCCCGCAAACCACCCCGATCATGAGGGGTATCCCGCCAACCAAAACAGCAGCGAGCACCCCGATTGCCCTGAGGACATTGCGGAACGTCTTCATGCCCTCATGAGACGATGGTCAGGGGAATCTCCTCAAGGAAAAACAGATCCACCATCAGCACGGCGCGCCCTCCGGCATCACCCTCGCTCGGATGCGTTCGATCATCCGACGCCGCGTGAAGGCCAGCCGCACCAGACTCCGCCACGCCATCCTTTCCGAGAACCGGACATCACCCGCAGGGAAAGGAGGGCAAGCCTCCGGATTGTCATCATGAGGCAATCCGGAGGCTTGCCTTCCTGACGCCTGCCACGCCCTACCCTCCCCGGCGAAGTTTGTGGGCACCATCACCACGCATCCCACGATGCCATACGGGGAAAGATGGCATCAGAGACGTGGCAGGACCGATGGGTGGCAGACATCCGCCCCGCCGTGATGGCGCAGCCATCCCGCTACGCCTTGAGTTGGGCGTCGTCAGGCCGCACCGCACGGGCGCATCGGCGTGCGTCCCTCCGGAGGGTCCACGTTGGAAAGGAAACGAATCAAGACCGCTCGTCCGGAGTGTCCGCGAACAGCTCGATGCGGCTGCACTTCCGGCAGACCAGCGCGCAGGCGGACTTGTTCAGCCAGTCCATGCCGAAGAAGGACATCCCGGTCGTGTTCATCAGCATCGACCGCCGGTCGAACTCGTCATGGGCGCACAGCGGGCAGACCAGCGGCACCCCGCCCACACGGAACCGGGTGGCCGGTGTGACCAAGGAACGTCCAGCGGCCTTCAGGCCCGCGCCGATGCTTCTGATGGATTTGCCCATGGGATCTGCCGCACGATTTGCCGGTCACCCTACCGCCCCGCCCGGCAGACGGAAAGGGAAAAGCAGCCCGCGTCATCCGCCGGATGGCTTCACGGTTGCCGGTCGGAGGGGCGCATACCCCTTCACCCGATCCTTCCACGATAGACCACATACACCAGACGCTCGCCGATGGCCATGCCGGTGGCGATGGCGGCCAGCAGGAAAAAGGTCATCCGTCCCTTTTCATCCGCGGCGGGCAGGGCGGACGCGGCACCAGCGGCATAGGCCAGACCGGAAACCACGGAGACACGCAGCGGCTGGAGCGTGTCCGTCCACCAGCCGAACGGATGCCTGTCCCACGACGGACGCCGCATCCTTTCCTTCCTGGAATGAAGGAAGCCATAGGCGACCAACAGCAGCGGGGCGATGGTGACGGCCACGAAGGCCACGGCCACCTCCACCCAATGCACGCCGGATGGCATCCCACCCGCGTCACGCACTATCCGGTATCCCGCATGGCAGCAGACGGGGATCAGCATGGCATAAATCCACGGCCACAGCTTCGGCATCGGTCTCATACGGAAAGGAAGTGGCCGCGCCACGCGTGGGATGATCCATGGAGACATCCGGCATCGCAAGGGGATCCGCTCCCACCGCAGCGCAGGCCGTGCAGTTGGCGGAGGCCGGAGGGGCGCAACGGCGTGCGCCCTTCCATGGCTCCTCATGTGCGGACTTTTTTCCGGAAAGTGATGGCCGCGCCGCGCGTATCCGGTTGGAATCCCATCATGCACTTTCCCCAGATGAAAAAATCCCCGCTCGCGCTGCCGTTGCTCGTTTCCCTGTCACTCACCGCGCTGGGTCCGGCGGCGGAGAACGGCCAGTATGACATCGTCGTCTATGGCGCGACGGGCGGTGGCGTGGCCGCCGCGGTGGAGGCGGGCAGGCTCGGGAAAAGCGTGGCGCTGGTGGAGCCGCAGAAGTTCATCGGCGGCATGACGGCCGGTGGCCTGGGCGCGACGGACATCGGGTCGAAGACGACCGTGGTCGGCCTGGCGAAGGAGTTCTACCACCGCGTGTGGAAGCACTACAACAAGCCGGAGTCCTGGAAGTACGAGACGCGGGAGGAATACAAGCCGAAGCACCACGACGCCATCTCCGACAACCTGGAGGTCCACTGGTTCTTCGAGCCGAAGGTGGCGGACCAGATCCTCACGGAGATGCTGTCCGAAGCGGGCGTGAAGGTCTTCACCGGGGAACGCATGGTGCGCGCGGCGGGCGGTGTGAAAAAGGAGGGCAACCGCATTTCCACCGTGACCATGGAGAGCGGGAAAATCTTCGGCGGGAAGATGTTCATCGACGCCAGCTATGAGGGCGACCTGATGGCCGGCGCGGGCGTGTCCTACTTCGTCGGCCGGGAGGCGAACAGCGAGCACAACGAGACGCTCAACGGCACGCGCGCGCTGCGGGTGTACGCCGGAAAGGAGATGGATCCCTACAAGGTGCCGGGGGACCCGGCCAGCGGACTCCTCCCCGGCATCGAGCCGAAACCACCGGAACCGGACGGCTCCGCGGACAAGCGCGTGCAGGCCTACACCTTCCGCATGTGCCTGACGGACGTGAAGGAGAACCAACTGCCCATCACGAAGCCGGAGAACTACGACCCGCTCGTCTTCGAGCCGCACCTGCGCTGGATCAACGTGAACGCGAAGGAGAAGCCCGGAAAGCTGTTCTACAAGCTGACCCCCATGCCGAACCGGAAGACGGACTCCAACAACCACGGCCTGTTCTCCACGGACTACGTGGGCAAGAGCGCGGAGTGGGCGGAAGCCAGCTATGAACGCCGCGCGGAGCTGTGGCAGGAACACGTGGACTACGTGCGCGGCTACTTCTGGTTCCTGGGGAATGATCCGCGCGTGCCGGAACACATCCGCACGGAAACGCTGCGCTGGGGCCTGCCGAAGGACGAGTTCGCGGAGGCCGGCCACTGGCCGTTCCAGCTCTACGTGCGCGAGGCCCGGCGGATGAAGAGCGCCTACATCGTCACGGAGCATGACTGCCGCCGCACCCGCCTGGTGGACGACGGCATCATCCTGGCCTCCTACGGCATGGACTCCCAC comes from the Luteolibacter sp. SL250 genome and includes:
- a CDS encoding FAD-dependent oxidoreductase yields the protein MKKSPLALPLLVSLSLTALGPAAENGQYDIVVYGATGGGVAAAVEAGRLGKSVALVEPQKFIGGMTAGGLGATDIGSKTTVVGLAKEFYHRVWKHYNKPESWKYETREEYKPKHHDAISDNLEVHWFFEPKVADQILTEMLSEAGVKVFTGERMVRAAGGVKKEGNRISTVTMESGKIFGGKMFIDASYEGDLMAGAGVSYFVGREANSEHNETLNGTRALRVYAGKEMDPYKVPGDPASGLLPGIEPKPPEPDGSADKRVQAYTFRMCLTDVKENQLPITKPENYDPLVFEPHLRWINVNAKEKPGKLFYKLTPMPNRKTDSNNHGLFSTDYVGKSAEWAEASYERRAELWQEHVDYVRGYFWFLGNDPRVPEHIRTETLRWGLPKDEFAEAGHWPFQLYVREARRMKSAYIVTEHDCRRTRLVDDGIILASYGMDSHSTSRFVDEAGQLRGEGGMLVRVRPYPVSYRSIVPVEKECANLLVPVCLSATHAAYGSIRMEPVFMMLGQASAYAAAQSIDTGKPVQAVPVDGIRKHVGTTELLAGVKPASADEAAAEKKSAASSTADRFKSAVASLKKEGALKGDTAWLDTLKSETMVDGAKVAELLIGKASLKKPVKDVDAALDALAADDTLPDAKKYWRENARAGKTCKGSLVMQLCIRLE